From a region of the Poecile atricapillus isolate bPoeAtr1 chromosome 16, bPoeAtr1.hap1, whole genome shotgun sequence genome:
- the ANAPC7 gene encoding anaphase-promoting complex subunit 7, translating to MSVVEHVREMAAAGLHSNVRLLSGLLLTMSGNNPELFSPSQKYQLLVYHADSLFHDKEYRNAVSKYTMALQQKKALSKTSKVRPSTGNAASTPQSQCLPSEIEVKYKMAECYTMLKQDKDAIAILDGIPSRQRTPKINMMLANLYKKAGQERSSVTSYKEVLRQCPLALDAILGLLSLSVKGAEVASMTINIIQSIPNLDWLSVWIKAYAFVHTGDNTRAINTICSLEKKSLLRDNVDLLGSLADLYFRAGDNKNSILKFEQAQMLDPYLIKGMDVYGYLLAREGRLEDVENLGCRLFNISDQHAEPWVVSGCHSFYSKRYSRALYLGAKAIQLNSNSVQALLLKGAALRNMGRVQEAIIHFREAIRLAPCRLDCYEGLIECYLASNSIREAMVMANNVYKTLGANAQTLTLLATVCLEDPVTQEKAKTLLDKALTQRPDYIKAVVKKAELLSREQKYEDGIALLRNALANQSDCVLHRILGDFLVAVNEYQEAMDQYSIALSLDPNDQKSLEGLQKMEKEESPTDATQEEDVDDMEGSGEEGDLEGSDSEAAQWADQEQWFGMQ from the exons ATGAGTGTGGTGGAGCACGTGCGGGAGATGGCGGCCGCCGGGCTGCACTCGAACGTGCGGCTGCTCAGCGGGCTGCTCCTCACCATGAGCGGCAACAACCC GGAACTGTTCTCTCCTTCTCAGAAATACCAGCTCCTTGTCTATCATGCAGACTCCCTCTTCCATGACAAGGAATACCGGAATGCTGTCAGCAAGTACACCATGGCCTTACAGCAGAAAAAAGCCTTAAGTAAAACCTCCAAAGTCAGACCTTCTACTGGGAATGCTGCATCAACACCCCAAAGCCAG tgtttaCCATCAGAAATTGAAGTGAAATACAAAATGGCAGAATGTTACACAATGCTGAAGCAAGATAAAGATGCCATTGCTATTCTTGATGGGATTCCTTCCAGGCAGAGAACTCCAAAG ATCAATATGATGCTGGCAAATCTCTACAAGAAAGCAGGTCAGGAGCGCTCCTCGGTGACGAGCTACAAAGAGGTGCTGAGGCAGTGCCCCTTGGCCCTGGATGCCATCCTAG GTTTGCTCTCGCTGTCGGTGAAGGGAGCAGAAGTGGCCTCCATGACCATCAACATAATCCAGAGCATTCCCAACTTGGATTGGCTCTCCGTGTGGATCAAGGCATACGCCTTTGTGCATACTGGAGACAACACCAGAGCAATAAACACCATTTG cTCTTTAGAGAAGAAGTCATTGCTGAGGGATAATGTGGACTTGCTGGGGAGCTTAGCAGATCTGTACTTCAGAGCTGGAGATAATAAAAACTCTATCCTAAAATTTGAACAAGCACAAATGCTGGATCCTTACCTAATAAAAG GAATGGATGTTTATGGTTATTTATTGGCACGCGAGGGTCGGCTGGAGGATGTGGAGAACTTGGGCTGCCGGCTCTTCAATATTTCTGACCAACATGCAGAGCCCTGGGTGGTATCTGG GTGTCACAGTTTCTACAGCAAACGATACTCCCGTGCCTTATACTTGGGAGCCAAAGCAATCCAGCTGAACAGCAACAGCGTCCAAGCCCTGCTGCtgaagggagctgctctgcGCAACATGGGCCGGGTGCAGGAGGCCATCATCCACTTCCGTGAGGCCATCCGCCTCGCGCCCTGCCGCCTCGACTGCTACGAGG GTCTCATCGAGTGTTACCTGGCATCCAACAGCATCCGTGAAGCCATGGTGATGGCAAACAACGTCTACAAAACCCTGGGGGCAAACGCCCAgaccctcaccctgctggccacagtCTGCCTGGAGGACCCAGTCAcgcaggaaaaagcaaaaacattGCTGGATAAAGCTCTCACACAAAGACCTGACTACATTAAAGCTGTGGTAAAGAAAGCAGAACTCCTCA GTAGAGAGCAGAAGTATGAAGATGGGATTGCCCTGCTGAGGAATGCCCTGGCCAACCAAAGTGACTGTGTGCTGCACCGCATCCTGGGGGACTTCCTGGTGGCTGTCAACGAGTACCAGGAAGCCATGGACCAGTACAGCATAGCCCTGAG tTTGGATCCAAACGACCAGAAGTCACTGGAGGGAttgcagaaaatggaaaaagaggaaagtCCAACAGATGCCACCCAGGAAGAAGATGTGGATGACATGGAGGGAAGTGGAGAAGAGGGGGACTTGGAAGGCAGTGACAGTGAAGCAGCTCAGTGGGCAGATCAAGAACAGTGGTTTGGGATGCAGTAA
- the ARPC3 gene encoding actin-related protein 2/3 complex subunit 3, which produces MPGVSYQGINSATLGHREGNGLSGAPPGPFPVRAVPGHSDASRDPLPVRCLRGGARLPLPLLAPPLPLPHFLQRRRRRKLCVRFAARFAPLPSRPAPPSRLLPFEMPAYHSTLMDSDTKLIGNMALLPIRSQFKGPAPRETKDTDIIDEAIYYFKANVFFKNYEIKNEADRTLIYVTLYISECLKKLQKCNSKGQGEKEMYTLGITNFPIPGEPGFPLNAIYAKPANKQEEEVMRAYLQQLRQETGLRLCDKVFDPQSDKPSKWWICFVKRQFMNKSLSGPGQ; this is translated from the exons ATGCCGGGAGTCAGCTACCAGGGGATAAATTCAGCAACGCTGGGTCACAGGGAAGGTAATGGCTTG AGCGGTGCTCCCCCTGGCCCTTTCCCCGTCCGGGCAGTGCCCGGGCACAGCGATGCCTCCCGGGATCCCCTCCCGGTGCGCTGCCTCCGGGGCGGTGCACGGCTCCCGCTTCCCCTCCTCGCACCGCCTCTGCCGCTGCCTCATTTCCTGCAGCGTAGGCGGAGGAGGAAGCTCTGTGTCCGCTTTGCCGCCCGGTtcgccccgctcccctcccgcccggccccgccgagcCGCCTCCTGCCCTTCGAGATGCCG GCTTACCACTCCACTTTAATGGACTCAGACACCAAGCTAATTGGGAACATGGCACTGTTACCCATCAGAAGCCAGTTCAAAGGCCCAGCACCTCGAGAAA CTAAGGACACAGATATTATAGATGAAGCCATCTACTACTTCAAAGCtaatgttttcttcaaaaattatgaaattaag AATGAGGCTGACAGAACCCTCATCTATGTGACCCTCTACATTTCTGAGTGCCTGAAAAAGCTGCAAAAG TGTAACTCCAAAGgccagggagagaaggaaatgtaCACACTAGGAATCACTAACTTCCCAATCCCAGGGGAGCCAGGCTTTCCACTTAACGCCATTTACGCCAAACCTGCCAACAAGCAGGAGGAAG AGGTGATGAGAGCCtacctgcagcagctgaggcaaGAAACCGGCCTTCGCCTTTGTGACAAAGTGTTTGATCCTCAGAGTGACAAGCCAAGCAAG TGGTGGATCTGCTTTGTGAAGAGGCAGTTCATGAACAAGAGTCTCTCAGGCCCTGGGCAGTGA